A region of Gemmatimonas sp. UBA7669 DNA encodes the following proteins:
- a CDS encoding AbrB/MazE/SpoVT family DNA-binding domain-containing protein has translation MAIVTISTRFQVVIPREIRKALRLEPGQKVQALQYQNRVEFIPVQSMNTMRGFLKGIDTTSVRE, from the coding sequence ATGGCGATCGTCACCATCTCTACGAGGTTCCAGGTCGTCATTCCCCGGGAAATCCGGAAGGCGCTGCGACTCGAGCCGGGCCAGAAGGTGCAGGCCCTCCAATACCAGAACCGGGTCGAGTTCATCCCCGTGCAGTCTATGAACACGATGCGGGGCTTCCTTAAGGGGATCGACACGACGAGCGTCCGCGAGTAG
- a CDS encoding copper resistance CopC family protein — protein sequence MRNSLRSLAFIAVLALAIPLSAASAHPRLLKSTPAADSRSAEAPREVALTFNESLDLALTRVTLHHGEMAIRLGALQFAQGDDKTVTASIVGSLAPGRYTVRWQVTGDDGHPVRGTFTFEVLAARSAAPPSSHRELTAR from the coding sequence ATGCGCAATTCCCTTCGTTCGCTTGCCTTCATCGCTGTACTTGCCCTCGCCATCCCGCTGAGCGCCGCGAGCGCCCATCCTCGCCTGCTCAAGTCGACGCCAGCCGCCGACAGTCGCTCCGCAGAAGCGCCACGCGAAGTTGCGCTCACGTTTAATGAATCACTTGATCTCGCGCTCACCCGCGTGACGTTGCACCACGGCGAGATGGCCATCCGCTTGGGAGCGCTTCAGTTCGCCCAGGGCGACGACAAGACCGTGACCGCGAGCATTGTCGGTTCCCTCGCGCCGGGTCGCTACACCGTTCGGTGGCAAGTCACGGGTGATGACGGTCATCCAGTGCGTGGCACGTTCACGTTCGAGGTCCTCGCGGCACGCTCCGCAGCGCCGCCATCCTCGCATCGTGAGCTGACCGCTCGATGA
- a CDS encoding DUF2283 domain-containing protein produces MNVKYFRDTDTALLEFSDAEVEETREISENVYVDLDKAGNLVSMTIEHAATVARLPHVRIEEIDASAA; encoded by the coding sequence ATGAACGTCAAGTACTTCAGGGATACGGATACGGCGCTACTCGAATTTTCGGACGCCGAAGTGGAAGAGACGCGCGAGATCAGTGAGAACGTCTATGTCGATCTCGACAAGGCAGGCAATCTGGTGAGCATGACGATCGAACATGCGGCGACCGTGGCGCGCCTGCCGCATGTGCGCATCGAGGAGATCGACGCGAGCGCGGCGTAA
- a CDS encoding M56 family metallopeptidase, producing the protein MLCLVALHQFLEPVHDIAHWLLYAGVVFVVLERGRVLWRHGRVMRDLPQARVSPDSAMGRAALAAGLRIEQVWAVRGLPMPAFTTGWVRPRVVVATDLSERLTPDELTAVLAHEAVHLRRRDPLRLFALRSLASLLFWLPVLRRVAADLEDEVEITADDEVALCLALPLASAVLKLGGGASTPVAATVGFQRADLLPRRIRRLAGEDALVVSHTSTRSLIAASVALLLAWSSGVMVLHPLSDPGQHAAHGPAHCDHPEANPLTHLFCRGWSFGGDGCPHEAARRSTP; encoded by the coding sequence ATGCTGTGCTTGGTCGCGTTGCACCAATTTCTTGAGCCCGTGCACGACATTGCGCATTGGCTGCTCTACGCGGGCGTCGTGTTCGTTGTATTGGAGCGGGGGCGGGTGCTGTGGCGACACGGACGCGTCATGCGCGACCTTCCACAAGCGCGCGTGAGCCCAGACTCTGCGATGGGACGTGCCGCGCTCGCGGCAGGACTTCGCATCGAGCAAGTGTGGGCCGTGCGTGGACTACCGATGCCTGCCTTTACGACGGGTTGGGTTCGGCCACGGGTCGTCGTTGCGACCGACCTCAGCGAGCGACTTACACCTGACGAGCTCACCGCCGTGCTCGCGCACGAAGCCGTGCACCTGCGGCGACGCGATCCGCTGCGTCTGTTCGCACTTCGCTCGCTGGCCTCGTTGCTGTTTTGGCTTCCCGTCCTTCGCCGAGTCGCCGCTGACTTGGAGGACGAGGTGGAGATCACGGCTGACGATGAAGTGGCGCTGTGCCTCGCGTTGCCGCTCGCCTCAGCTGTGCTCAAGCTCGGCGGGGGGGCATCGACTCCCGTTGCCGCGACAGTGGGATTTCAGCGCGCCGATTTGTTGCCGCGCCGCATTCGGCGTCTTGCCGGCGAGGATGCACTGGTGGTATCACACACGTCCACGCGTTCGCTCATTGCGGCATCGGTGGCATTGCTCCTTGCTTGGAGTTCCGGCGTGATGGTGTTGCATCCACTCAGCGACCCGGGCCAGCACGCAGCCCACGGGCCAGCGCATTGCGACCATCCGGAGGCGAACCCACTCACGCATCTCTTCTGCCGCGGCTGGTCGTTTGGGGGCGATGGATGCCCGCACGAGGCCGCGCGTCGCTCAACGCCGTAA
- a CDS encoding copper resistance D family protein, translated as MMESVFGVESPAFVAIRAVLSACTVLLLGALALRFVVLRRYEGPDARELRDAIDSTLPRWIFALGLVALLATLARLGAQHAAVFGGDVAPSGESLSALLFRAGWGRTWLVALASAVAVTWVAPRLRQNTTAGWATLAGAVFAFTVTQPWSGHPAAAAEPMLAIATQFVHVVGAGGWLGSLALLTFVAVPAAGRVSTEHASSADARIAALVRAFSPTALIFASVLAVTGLATAWVNLGSAAALWQSVYGRTLLLKLALLGVVAGTGAYNWRRVLPSLGQSNGSAALRRSSLVELAAGVLVLVVTAVLVATPMPGE; from the coding sequence ATGATGGAGAGCGTCTTCGGGGTCGAGTCTCCGGCCTTCGTGGCAATTCGGGCGGTACTGTCCGCCTGCACGGTTCTGCTACTGGGCGCGCTCGCATTGCGATTCGTGGTATTGCGTCGTTATGAAGGGCCGGATGCTCGGGAGTTGCGGGATGCCATCGACTCCACGCTTCCGCGGTGGATCTTCGCACTCGGGTTGGTGGCACTGCTCGCAACGTTGGCGAGACTCGGCGCGCAGCACGCTGCGGTGTTCGGTGGTGATGTTGCACCGTCGGGCGAGTCGCTCTCCGCACTCCTGTTTCGCGCGGGGTGGGGGCGCACGTGGTTGGTGGCGCTAGCCAGTGCGGTCGCAGTGACTTGGGTCGCACCTCGACTACGACAGAACACCACAGCAGGGTGGGCGACTCTCGCCGGCGCAGTTTTCGCGTTCACTGTGACGCAACCGTGGTCTGGTCATCCCGCAGCTGCGGCGGAGCCGATGCTGGCGATCGCGACGCAGTTCGTCCATGTGGTCGGCGCCGGTGGATGGCTCGGGAGCCTGGCGCTGCTGACGTTCGTTGCGGTCCCTGCTGCGGGTCGAGTGAGCACAGAGCATGCAAGCAGCGCCGATGCGCGAATCGCCGCACTTGTGCGTGCGTTCAGTCCCACGGCTCTCATCTTTGCCTCGGTGCTTGCGGTCACGGGTCTCGCGACTGCATGGGTCAACCTCGGTAGTGCGGCCGCGCTTTGGCAAAGCGTGTACGGGCGCACGCTTCTGCTTAAGCTTGCGCTTCTCGGGGTTGTAGCTGGGACGGGCGCATACAATTGGCGGCGTGTGCTTCCGTCGCTCGGCCAGTCAAATGGTAGCGCGGCGCTGCGACGGTCTTCACTCGTGGAACTCGCGGCGGGAGTGCTCGTGCTGGTGGTGACTGCGGTGCTTGTCGCCACTCCAATGCCTGGCGAATAG